A genomic segment from Nitrospira sp. encodes:
- a CDS encoding Oligopeptide transporter, whose amino-acid sequence MRDGDAPRDSVDQPLVPASVTLPEITPKAVVLSIVLAAVLAGANAYLGLFAGMTVSASIPAAVVSMAVLRLFRRSNILENNIVQTAASSGEALAAGVIFTIPGLLLIGYWDSFDYRQTFTLSLIGGVLGVLFTIPLRRALIIHARLRFPEGVATAEVLKVGASSGADAGGKLWQLLGAAAMGGCFKFAEGGLKLWSESLEGAVQLGRPTFYGGLNLSPALVAVGYIIGLNTAVVVFLGGAIGWLVLLPSYQMIIDQPGTLTGMAAAKAIWSGQIRYIGIGAMLVGGLWTLFQVRGPVLQSLQQLIVLYGVHRQHRRQSTPLRTERDASIGWLIGLTLLSLVPMVVLYQNLLGHNLWGGMGLTILMAVAAFLFSSVAGYMAGLVGSSSNPVSGVTIATIMLASLLLLGILGQGNPAGPAAALLVGAVVCCAAAMGGDNLQDLKTGHLVGATPWKQQVMQVIGVATGAVVIVPVLSLLQAKYGIGEATAAHPHPLSAPQATLMANLAKGVFGGSLPWHLVGVGMVLGVVVIGLDVRQERRQASFRLPVLAVALGIYLPLKLSATVLLGGLLAEYARTGQNAVGPASEDRGLLFAAGLVTGEALIGILLALPIALSSLWPSLSGDPFQLVAAPPLGGWPGLVALMFVGLLLVRAACTEGPDKRGAQVSDRL is encoded by the coding sequence GTGCTTTCGATTGTGCTCGCCGCCGTGCTCGCCGGGGCCAATGCCTATCTGGGGCTGTTCGCCGGGATGACGGTGTCCGCTTCGATTCCAGCCGCCGTCGTTTCCATGGCGGTGTTGCGCCTGTTCCGCCGCTCGAACATCCTGGAAAACAACATCGTTCAAACCGCGGCTTCATCAGGCGAGGCCCTGGCGGCCGGCGTGATTTTTACCATTCCGGGGCTGCTGCTGATCGGGTATTGGGACTCGTTCGATTACCGGCAAACCTTTACCTTGTCGCTTATCGGCGGGGTGCTGGGTGTGTTGTTTACCATTCCGCTCCGCCGAGCCTTGATCATCCATGCCAGGCTTCGCTTTCCGGAAGGTGTCGCGACCGCAGAGGTCTTGAAAGTCGGGGCCTCGTCGGGTGCCGATGCCGGAGGCAAGTTGTGGCAGTTGTTGGGGGCCGCGGCCATGGGCGGTTGTTTCAAGTTTGCGGAGGGGGGCTTGAAACTCTGGAGCGAATCGTTGGAAGGGGCCGTCCAGCTTGGGCGCCCGACGTTTTATGGAGGACTCAACTTGTCGCCGGCCTTGGTGGCCGTCGGGTACATTATCGGGCTCAACACGGCGGTGGTCGTGTTTCTCGGCGGCGCGATCGGGTGGCTGGTCTTGCTGCCTTCCTATCAGATGATCATCGACCAGCCGGGTACTCTGACGGGCATGGCTGCGGCCAAGGCGATATGGAGCGGGCAGATTCGTTACATCGGTATCGGCGCCATGTTGGTGGGAGGATTGTGGACCCTGTTTCAGGTTCGCGGGCCGGTTCTCCAAAGCCTTCAGCAACTCATCGTTCTGTATGGGGTTCATCGGCAACATCGCCGGCAATCGACGCCGCTGCGCACTGAACGTGATGCGAGCATCGGCTGGTTGATCGGCCTGACCCTGCTGTCTCTGGTTCCCATGGTGGTCCTGTATCAAAATCTGTTGGGCCACAATCTGTGGGGTGGAATGGGGTTGACCATTCTGATGGCCGTGGCGGCCTTTCTCTTTTCTTCGGTAGCCGGTTATATGGCGGGGCTCGTCGGCAGTTCGAGTAATCCGGTGTCGGGCGTCACGATCGCCACGATCATGCTCGCTTCGTTGCTGTTGCTGGGGATCTTGGGACAGGGCAATCCTGCCGGTCCTGCGGCGGCCTTGCTGGTGGGGGCCGTCGTCTGTTGCGCCGCTGCGATGGGAGGCGACAATCTCCAGGATCTCAAAACAGGCCATCTGGTCGGTGCGACCCCTTGGAAGCAACAGGTGATGCAGGTCATCGGGGTGGCGACCGGGGCCGTCGTCATCGTGCCGGTGTTGTCCCTGCTGCAAGCGAAGTATGGGATCGGAGAGGCGACGGCCGCACATCCCCATCCGCTCAGCGCCCCTCAGGCCACGCTCATGGCGAATCTCGCCAAAGGTGTCTTCGGGGGATCATTGCCGTGGCACCTCGTCGGAGTCGGAATGGTGCTGGGCGTCGTCGTGATCGGGCTCGATGTACGTCAAGAACGACGGCAGGCGTCCTTCCGTCTTCCTGTATTAGCCGTGGCGCTCGGCATCTACTTGCCGCTGAAACTGTCGGCGACCGTCCTCTTAGGTGGTCTTCTTGCCGAATACGCTCGAACCGGTCAAAACGCCGTAGGTCCCGCCTCGGAGGACCGAGGCCTGTTGTTTGCCGCCGGGTTGGTGACGGGGGAAGCGTTGATCGGAATTCTATTGGCCCTTCCCATCGCCCTCAGCTCCCTCTGGCCGTCGCTTTCCGGAGATCCGTTTCAATTGGTTGCCGCCCCACCCTTGGGAGGCTGGCCGGGGCTCGTGGCGCTGATGTTTGTGGGCCTGTTGCTCGTGCGCGCCGCTTGTACGGAAGGTCCTGACAAAAGAGGGGCTCAGGTTTCCGATCGACTGTGA
- a CDS encoding Response regulator of zinc sigma-54-dependent two-component system has translation MRHSSILVAIDHGQLRQTVKTVLLTQGWEILEASKPPQPISVAGRHTPDLVIADRCYSDSREAFAFTQDIRRLYPAIPIILVAEKSSEEQAIAALKAGINDYIKQPFAADEMVAAVRRCLSGKIALESSEGSAEVSGLMGGHRMVGESRAMCDIKAHLGRVARTGSTVLITGETGTGKELIAEMIHRQSPRRHGPFVCINCAAIPDALLESELFGYERGAFTGALSMRDGLLKQASGGTIFFDEIGDMSLYAQAKMLRAIETKTVCPLGGKRSTAVDIRIIAATNQDLKRLMEEGKFRQDLYFRLNVTRLHLPPLRQRREDIPLLLTHYLQELNRRFGSEVQGFTEQALTCLIRYEWPGNVRELKNLVEAIMVNHPSPWIDVEDCPELLSHESQEEAPPQTERDRLLAVLFSTNWNKSKAAQQLHWSRMTLYRKIEKYHLVSSPHNLASKKTD, from the coding sequence ATGAGACACTCATCAATCTTGGTTGCGATCGACCATGGGCAACTGCGCCAAACTGTGAAGACTGTCTTGCTCACCCAGGGGTGGGAGATCCTCGAAGCCTCCAAGCCTCCTCAACCGATCTCGGTCGCCGGACGTCATACGCCTGATCTCGTGATTGCGGATCGATGTTACAGCGATTCCCGTGAGGCCTTTGCGTTCACCCAAGACATCCGCAGGTTGTATCCGGCGATTCCGATCATTTTGGTGGCGGAGAAGAGTTCGGAAGAACAGGCTATTGCGGCGTTGAAAGCCGGGATCAACGATTATATCAAGCAGCCCTTCGCAGCGGATGAAATGGTCGCCGCTGTCCGTCGTTGCCTCTCGGGCAAGATTGCGCTGGAGTCTTCGGAAGGATCGGCGGAGGTATCGGGCCTGATGGGTGGCCATCGGATGGTGGGTGAAAGCCGGGCGATGTGCGACATCAAGGCACACCTTGGAAGGGTGGCAAGGACGGGGAGCACCGTCTTGATCACGGGAGAGACGGGGACGGGAAAAGAACTCATCGCCGAGATGATCCATAGGCAAAGCCCCAGGCGGCACGGTCCGTTTGTGTGCATCAATTGCGCGGCGATCCCCGACGCCTTGTTGGAAAGTGAGTTGTTCGGATATGAACGGGGAGCCTTTACAGGGGCGCTGTCAATGAGGGACGGTCTGTTGAAGCAGGCGAGCGGGGGGACGATCTTTTTCGATGAGATCGGCGACATGAGTTTGTACGCGCAAGCAAAGATGTTGCGGGCCATCGAAACCAAGACCGTATGTCCCCTCGGAGGGAAACGAAGCACCGCCGTGGATATCAGGATCATCGCGGCCACGAATCAAGATTTGAAACGATTGATGGAAGAAGGAAAATTCCGACAAGATCTGTACTTCAGGCTCAACGTGACGAGGCTTCACCTCCCGCCCTTGCGCCAACGAAGAGAAGACATTCCGCTGTTGCTCACACACTATCTCCAGGAATTGAATCGTCGGTTCGGGAGCGAGGTGCAAGGGTTCACTGAACAGGCCCTGACCTGTTTGATCCGGTATGAATGGCCCGGCAATGTGCGGGAACTGAAAAATCTCGTCGAAGCCATCATGGTCAACCATCCCTCTCCATGGATCGACGTCGAAGATTGCCCGGAGTTGTTGAGCCATGAATCTCAGGAGGAAGCGCCTCCACAGACGGAGCGCGACCGTCTACTCGCCGTCCTGTTTTCGACGAACTGGAATAAGAGCAAGGCCGCTCAACAGCTGCATTGGTCGCGAATGACCCTGTATCGCAAGATCGAGAAGTATCACCTCGTCTCATCACCTCACAACCTCGCCTCGAAAAAGACGGATTGA
- a CDS encoding ATPase, AAA family, with amino-acid sequence MSVSSATQTGRSESGAGHSCLATLWLALRRLDTILDLAVHAMEPSNAEDGSPQFRGLYIGREEVERLLARKPMATPFDAIVAAKDADGDPIFAEESPLFQLIREFRLSSFDADVLLLSLASEIDLRYEKIFAYLQDDVTRKRPTVELMLNLLCRSGEEKLRRRAHFYPYAPLVRNALVYLAPDPHQPDASFLAHGVRIDDQITRLLLGQTGVDSRLDSWCDLFVPLETQTVLPLESDLVPILTRLVKQSANGSLRAYFQGPAETEKLHVAEALATSLGVPVLHVRAARLAEKSDFESLCRLLMRDARINRAVLYVSEIDELGARTESAWGRQALLEQVKQHSGITILAGRRGWEPQSFNGLALIPIDFDVPEYETREALWASHLTRAGYHVDANAMRTLAGRFRLTAGQIAQAATFASLSAEWHASAASSHEESRGIERIPIASPSLRELTAAARSQCGHELSAAACKIEPKYRWDDLVLPSDQTEQLREVCAQALHRQTVYGDWGFDRKLSLGKGLNVLFCGPPGTGKTMAAEVIACELDLDLYRIDLSQVVSKYIGETEKNLHRIFSAAADSNGILLFDEADALFGKRSEVRDSHDRYANIEIAYLLQKMEEYEGVSILATNLRQNLDDAFVRRLQFIVEFPFPDEEYRRRIWENVFPKETPLGSDVRFDRLAKEVRLAGGNIKNIALAAAFYAAAAGDSVHMGHLMQAAHREYQKLGRSWSRSSEIEIAKATTR; translated from the coding sequence GTGAGTGTTTCATCCGCGACACAGACGGGCCGCAGTGAGTCAGGAGCGGGTCATTCCTGTCTCGCAACCCTGTGGCTGGCCCTACGGCGTCTCGATACGATCTTGGACCTTGCCGTTCATGCGATGGAGCCTTCGAACGCGGAGGATGGATCTCCGCAGTTTCGGGGCCTGTACATCGGACGCGAAGAAGTCGAAAGGCTCCTGGCGAGAAAACCTATGGCGACGCCTTTTGACGCGATAGTTGCCGCGAAGGATGCAGACGGCGATCCGATTTTTGCGGAAGAGTCGCCGCTGTTTCAATTGATACGGGAATTCCGGCTGAGCAGTTTCGACGCGGATGTGTTGCTGTTGAGCCTGGCCTCCGAGATCGATCTCCGCTACGAAAAAATATTCGCCTACCTTCAGGATGACGTGACAAGGAAGCGCCCGACCGTCGAATTGATGTTGAACCTGCTGTGCCGTTCGGGGGAGGAAAAACTGCGTCGACGTGCGCATTTCTATCCCTATGCTCCGCTGGTCCGCAATGCGCTGGTCTATCTCGCGCCGGACCCTCATCAACCAGATGCATCCTTCTTGGCCCATGGAGTACGGATCGACGATCAGATCACCCGCCTGTTGTTAGGACAAACCGGTGTGGACTCGAGGCTCGATTCATGGTGTGACTTGTTCGTGCCGCTTGAGACGCAGACCGTTTTGCCGTTGGAATCGGATCTGGTTCCCATACTGACCCGCCTCGTGAAGCAATCGGCAAACGGCTCTCTCCGCGCTTATTTTCAAGGTCCGGCGGAGACGGAAAAACTTCATGTTGCGGAAGCGCTGGCCACGTCGCTGGGAGTGCCTGTGTTACACGTGCGGGCCGCCCGACTCGCGGAGAAGTCCGACTTCGAGTCTCTGTGCCGATTGCTTATGCGGGATGCGCGGATCAATCGAGCCGTCCTCTATGTGTCCGAGATCGATGAACTGGGGGCAAGGACAGAGAGCGCATGGGGTCGGCAGGCCCTTCTGGAACAGGTGAAACAACATTCCGGAATCACCATCCTGGCCGGCCGACGGGGCTGGGAGCCGCAGTCCTTCAATGGACTTGCGTTGATTCCGATCGATTTCGACGTGCCCGAATATGAGACACGCGAGGCGCTTTGGGCCTCGCATCTCACGCGAGCGGGATACCACGTCGATGCAAATGCGATGCGGACGCTTGCAGGTCGGTTCAGGCTCACTGCCGGGCAAATCGCTCAAGCGGCAACTTTCGCTTCGCTCTCAGCGGAATGGCATGCTTCGGCAGCGTCCTCACACGAGGAGAGTCGAGGGATCGAGAGGATCCCGATCGCCTCGCCGTCCCTCAGGGAGTTGACGGCAGCGGCCCGATCGCAATGCGGGCATGAACTTTCAGCTGCGGCGTGCAAGATCGAACCGAAGTACCGCTGGGATGATCTGGTCCTTCCCTCGGATCAGACGGAACAACTGCGAGAGGTATGCGCGCAGGCGCTGCACAGACAGACTGTGTACGGCGATTGGGGATTCGACCGCAAGTTGTCACTGGGAAAAGGGCTCAACGTGCTCTTCTGCGGACCGCCTGGAACCGGGAAGACCATGGCGGCGGAAGTCATCGCCTGTGAATTGGATCTGGATCTGTACCGGATCGATCTCTCGCAGGTCGTCAGCAAATACATCGGCGAAACAGAAAAAAATCTCCATCGTATTTTTTCCGCCGCCGCCGACAGCAACGGCATTTTGTTGTTCGATGAAGCCGATGCCTTGTTCGGCAAACGGTCGGAAGTACGCGATTCGCACGATCGATACGCCAACATCGAAATCGCCTATTTGCTGCAAAAGATGGAGGAATACGAAGGGGTCAGTATCCTGGCGACGAACCTGCGCCAGAATCTGGATGACGCGTTCGTCCGGAGGCTGCAATTCATCGTGGAGTTTCCTTTCCCCGACGAAGAATACCGACGAAGGATCTGGGAAAACGTTTTTCCGAAAGAAACGCCTCTGGGATCGGACGTGCGATTCGACCGTCTGGCCAAGGAGGTGCGTCTGGCCGGCGGCAACATCAAGAACATAGCGTTGGCGGCGGCATTTTATGCCGCAGCAGCGGGGGACTCCGTGCACATGGGGCACTTGATGCAGGCGGCGCATCGGGAGTACCAGAAACTCGGACGGTCCTGGAGCCGCAGCAGCGAAATCGAGATCGCGAAGGCGACGACACGGTGA
- a CDS encoding Phage tail sheath protein FI gives MATFAFSTKGKAPGVYIQEITLPGPIQGVGTNVAAFVGPAQQGPLWKPTPLTNVQQFFDMFGSYVESPYRVYAAHAVNGFFAEGGTQCYFVRVGTGVAASLELKDGGTPAQPTLVVTARKEGTAGNATTVKVDHPNGTATTVPNPTATPQSTAGDKKSITVTNASDLAGFQPGNTVVITQAPHTEAATIVSMNADVVTFQSALTNSYNGGSIALPSLAAGSQQVRVASTAGLEAGTYVHIDNTTIHEDAVVANVNPISKVVTLANGLANSYPMGVGASAVTLTPQSFTLTIQSTSSGTETFSNLSMDPRHSRYFADVVNSAVVTVASADPPSTTLPPNTMPATLAATNLTGGAADNLSAITTADYHKGIDALKKLPDVNLLIVPDAVPNGAPYPFSATDTQDIQAYMVAHCEHMKDRFAILDCTEVPANTTDFSGLVAQRQALSSSNGYGAFYFPWIAISNPLGNGRIFVPPSGHIGGVYANNDNNFGVFKAPANEQITSALAVEVIVTDDMQGPWNDQGINVIRTFPNHGVVIWGARTIAPPDITAWRFVNVRRLVIFIEKSIQEGTRFAVFEPNNLTLWQQIKRLVTAFLTDQWSEGALFGDTPDKAFRVQVDEAINPPSTRALGQLVVQVTLVPTTPAEFIVFQVIQDITGASLQESTTT, from the coding sequence ATGGCTACATTCGCATTCTCTACAAAGGGCAAAGCACCGGGAGTGTACATCCAGGAGATCACGCTCCCGGGTCCGATTCAGGGAGTGGGAACGAACGTGGCGGCCTTTGTTGGTCCGGCTCAACAGGGTCCACTCTGGAAGCCGACGCCGCTGACCAACGTGCAACAGTTCTTCGACATGTTCGGGAGTTATGTCGAGTCTCCGTATCGTGTTTATGCGGCGCATGCCGTCAACGGGTTTTTTGCGGAGGGTGGAACGCAGTGCTACTTCGTGCGTGTCGGGACCGGGGTGGCCGCCTCTCTAGAATTGAAAGACGGCGGCACGCCGGCGCAACCCACGCTCGTCGTCACGGCTCGAAAGGAAGGCACAGCCGGCAATGCAACTACGGTGAAAGTCGATCACCCGAACGGCACCGCGACGACCGTGCCGAATCCGACGGCGACGCCGCAGAGCACAGCCGGAGACAAAAAAAGCATCACCGTCACGAACGCATCCGACCTGGCGGGATTCCAGCCCGGCAATACGGTCGTCATTACCCAAGCGCCGCATACAGAAGCGGCCACGATCGTGAGCATGAACGCCGATGTCGTCACGTTTCAATCGGCCTTGACCAACTCCTACAACGGCGGGTCCATCGCCTTGCCGAGTCTCGCTGCAGGCAGCCAACAGGTGCGGGTCGCTTCCACGGCGGGGCTGGAGGCCGGTACGTATGTCCATATCGACAACACGACCATACATGAAGACGCGGTGGTCGCCAACGTCAATCCGATTTCCAAGGTCGTCACGCTGGCGAACGGCCTTGCCAATAGCTATCCCATGGGCGTGGGAGCGTCGGCCGTCACCCTGACCCCGCAGAGCTTTACCCTGACGATCCAATCGACGAGTTCAGGGACGGAGACCTTTTCCAACCTGTCGATGGACCCCCGCCACAGCCGCTATTTCGCCGACGTCGTCAATTCCGCCGTGGTTACGGTCGCCTCTGCGGATCCTCCCTCCACCACACTTCCACCGAACACTATGCCGGCCACCCTTGCCGCCACGAATCTGACCGGCGGCGCCGCAGACAATCTGAGCGCGATCACGACTGCCGACTACCACAAAGGCATCGACGCGCTCAAGAAACTGCCGGATGTGAATCTGTTGATCGTGCCGGATGCCGTGCCCAACGGAGCCCCCTATCCGTTCAGCGCGACCGACACACAGGATATTCAAGCCTACATGGTCGCGCACTGCGAACATATGAAGGATCGTTTCGCCATTCTGGATTGCACCGAGGTGCCGGCCAATACCACCGACTTTAGTGGGCTCGTCGCTCAACGGCAGGCGCTGAGTTCGAGCAACGGCTACGGCGCATTCTATTTTCCCTGGATCGCGATTTCCAATCCGCTGGGAAACGGCCGCATCTTTGTCCCTCCGTCCGGCCATATCGGCGGGGTCTACGCGAACAACGACAACAATTTCGGTGTCTTCAAGGCGCCGGCCAACGAACAAATCACCTCCGCCCTGGCGGTGGAAGTCATCGTCACGGACGATATGCAGGGGCCTTGGAACGATCAGGGGATCAACGTCATCCGAACGTTCCCGAATCACGGGGTGGTCATTTGGGGCGCGCGCACCATCGCGCCCCCGGATATCACTGCCTGGAGATTCGTCAACGTGCGACGGCTCGTGATCTTCATCGAAAAATCGATCCAAGAGGGGACCAGGTTCGCCGTCTTCGAACCCAACAATCTGACGCTCTGGCAACAGATCAAGCGGCTCGTCACCGCCTTTCTGACCGATCAGTGGAGCGAGGGCGCGCTTTTCGGCGATACGCCGGACAAGGCGTTTCGCGTGCAAGTGGACGAGGCCATCAACCCGCCGTCCACCCGTGCGCTCGGACAATTGGTGGTGCAGGTCACGCTGGTTCCGACGACGCCGGCGGAATTCATCGTCTTCCAGGTGATTCAAGACATCACGGGAGCGAGTTTGCAGGAATCAACCACAACGTAG
- a CDS encoding secreted protein — MFQTEHEFKLPFGYVDEDGTLHREGIMRLATAADEILPLKDPRVQSNQAYLVVILLSRVVTRLGGIAQVTPKVIEGLYAADLAFLQDLYNRINRNGKAGHAATCPECAHRFDVEMAFEGGS, encoded by the coding sequence ATGTTTCAAACCGAGCACGAATTCAAGTTGCCGTTCGGTTACGTCGACGAGGACGGCACGCTGCATCGAGAGGGCATCATGCGGTTGGCGACGGCGGCGGATGAGATTCTCCCGTTGAAAGATCCGCGGGTACAGTCGAATCAGGCATACCTCGTCGTCATCCTGCTTTCTCGCGTGGTCACTCGCCTGGGCGGCATCGCGCAGGTTACGCCGAAAGTCATCGAGGGGCTTTATGCGGCGGACCTCGCGTTCCTGCAGGATCTCTACAACCGTATCAACCGCAACGGCAAGGCAGGCCACGCGGCGACCTGCCCCGAGTGCGCGCACCGGTTCGATGTGGAGATGGCCTTCGAGGGGGGGTCGTAG
- a CDS encoding VgrG protein: MARYPQFGPQFTVQIGGANLPAGLRGSISSLTLTAGLEGSNSVEITFANPNLQWLDHPLLVVDQPLTLSIGYAPDPLEKVFVGEITGVEPSFPSNGMPTIRITAHDFLQRLTHGKVDRAFYIQIPKTVTIPLPDPVVAAIVSGSHLLIPDLDPVGGALSTLMTLASYIAAPDEPQKWVRKQQTQSDFDFLTTIAKENGWELYIDHTLEPKGYVLRFQFLIQDYSPSVTLQWGTSLMDFTPRLTTVGDVFGVSARVWVASLQMEFVIVVSWDYDRAAFDLMIYPGLGDLNTLLGEKASKTISVKPTGFGNSLREILSELLPRLNNRLTGTGSTIGNPAIKPGIVINLVGIGGQFSGLYRVTSATHAFDGSGYKTNFKVRKEVWFGGIPVPSGPSGLLRVQGQPVQ, translated from the coding sequence ATGGCACGGTATCCTCAATTCGGTCCGCAATTCACGGTTCAGATCGGCGGCGCGAATCTGCCGGCCGGATTACGCGGGTCGATTTCAAGCCTCACGCTGACGGCCGGTCTGGAAGGTTCGAACAGCGTCGAGATCACGTTTGCGAATCCGAACCTGCAATGGCTCGACCACCCACTGTTGGTCGTGGACCAACCGTTGACGTTGTCGATCGGCTACGCGCCGGATCCGCTCGAAAAGGTGTTCGTGGGAGAAATTACCGGTGTCGAGCCCTCGTTCCCGAGCAACGGCATGCCGACGATCCGCATCACCGCCCATGATTTCTTGCAACGGCTGACGCACGGCAAGGTCGATCGCGCCTTTTACATTCAAATCCCCAAGACGGTGACGATTCCGCTGCCCGACCCTGTCGTGGCGGCGATCGTGAGCGGAAGCCATCTCCTGATTCCCGACTTGGACCCGGTTGGCGGGGCGCTCTCCACCTTGATGACCTTGGCCAGCTATATTGCCGCGCCGGACGAGCCGCAGAAGTGGGTGCGCAAACAACAGACCCAATCCGATTTCGATTTTCTGACGACCATCGCCAAGGAAAACGGGTGGGAGTTGTACATCGACCACACGCTGGAACCGAAAGGCTACGTGCTGCGCTTTCAATTCCTGATACAGGACTATTCGCCGAGCGTGACCTTGCAATGGGGAACCTCCCTGATGGACTTCACCCCACGGCTCACGACCGTGGGGGATGTGTTCGGCGTCTCCGCGCGGGTCTGGGTCGCCAGCCTGCAGATGGAGTTCGTGATCGTGGTGTCCTGGGACTATGACCGGGCGGCATTCGATCTGATGATCTATCCCGGCTTGGGTGACCTCAACACGCTGCTGGGTGAAAAGGCTTCCAAGACCATTTCCGTCAAGCCCACCGGATTCGGAAATTCATTGCGCGAGATCCTGAGCGAGTTGTTGCCACGACTGAACAACCGGCTGACCGGCACGGGCAGCACGATCGGCAATCCTGCCATCAAGCCGGGGATCGTGATCAACCTGGTGGGGATCGGAGGCCAGTTCAGCGGCCTCTACCGCGTCACCTCCGCGACGCACGCGTTCGATGGAAGCGGCTACAAGACCAATTTCAAAGTGCGGAAAGAAGTCTGGTTCGGCGGGATTCCGGTTCCGTCCGGCCCGAGCGGGTTGTTGCGGGTGCAGGGCCAACCGGTCCAGTGA
- a CDS encoding T6SS PAAR-repeat protein, with protein MPPAARIGDLTSHGTPLAPGPGCPNVLIGGTPAWRAGTDFHACPLVNGVQPHVGGMVAVGSLTVLIGGMPAARMGDSIVEAGGPNLIAVGCPTVLIGG; from the coding sequence ATGCCGCCTGCAGCCCGTATCGGAGATCTGACGAGCCACGGTACCCCGCTCGCTCCCGGACCGGGATGCCCGAACGTCCTCATCGGCGGAACGCCGGCCTGGCGCGCGGGGACCGATTTTCACGCCTGCCCCCTCGTGAACGGAGTCCAGCCGCATGTCGGCGGCATGGTGGCGGTGGGGAGCCTTACGGTACTGATCGGAGGCATGCCGGCGGCACGCATGGGTGATTCGATCGTTGAGGCGGGAGGTCCGAACCTGATTGCGGTCGGTTGTCCCACTGTGCTGATCGGGGGGTGA
- a CDS encoding GPW/gp25 family protein, with the protein MASQTTAKAFLGVGWSFPPCTASDGSTLTTQYEQDVEQAIRIIIGTDRGERVMRPDFGAGLRSFLFGPLNQTTIRQVQTRVQESLVTWEPRIDVESVTAQIDASERSKLRITVLYRIRSTNSRNNLVYDFYLREGAEP; encoded by the coding sequence ATGGCGTCACAGACGACAGCGAAGGCGTTTCTCGGCGTGGGTTGGTCCTTTCCGCCCTGTACGGCCTCGGATGGATCCACGCTGACCACGCAGTACGAGCAGGATGTCGAACAGGCCATACGCATCATCATCGGCACGGACCGCGGCGAGCGAGTCATGCGACCGGACTTCGGCGCCGGTTTGCGCTCGTTCCTGTTCGGGCCGTTGAATCAGACGACGATCCGGCAGGTCCAAACGCGAGTGCAGGAGTCCCTCGTGACATGGGAACCGCGCATTGATGTCGAGAGCGTTACCGCCCAGATCGATGCGAGCGAACGGAGCAAGCTGCGGATTACCGTGCTGTATCGTATTCGCTCGACCAACAGCCGCAACAATCTCGTGTACGACTTCTACCTCCGGGAAGGGGCGGAACCGTGA
- a CDS encoding NADH ubiquinone oxidoreductase chain A → MDEQLWSLGLYFLLVLAIVAGMVGISALLGERHRERTTHEPYESGIAVTGSAQLRVPVQFYLTAMLFVIFDLEAVFIFAWSVTLSEAGWLGFAAMAVFIGILVIALVYVWRVGALEWGTPAPSVLLIEKER, encoded by the coding sequence GTGGATGAACAGTTGTGGTCTTTGGGGCTTTACTTTTTGCTGGTCCTTGCCATCGTGGCAGGCATGGTCGGGATCTCCGCCCTCCTGGGGGAACGTCATCGAGAACGGACCACCCACGAACCCTACGAATCCGGCATTGCCGTAACCGGTTCGGCACAGCTCCGCGTGCCGGTCCAGTTTTACCTGACGGCCATGTTGTTCGTGATCTTCGATCTGGAAGCGGTCTTCATCTTTGCCTGGTCCGTGACCCTATCGGAGGCCGGCTGGCTCGGATTCGCAGCGATGGCGGTCTTCATCGGCATCCTGGTGATCGCGTTGGTCTATGTGTGGCGGGTCGGGGCGTTGGAGTGGGGAACGCCTGCGCCGTCGGTTCTTCTCATCGAAAAGGAGCGATGA